CCTCTAGCCCCAACAGCTCGGCCGTTGACTATCAAGACTTGGTGGCTTTAATGACCGTTGCCGATGGAGATCCCTGTGCTACACCTCCTGTGGATCCTGGTTTTACCATTGAAAACGATCACACCATCACCATTGATGCCGATCATCAAATGAAAGTGAAAGTGTTGGGAACCGCTATTACCTACGGCGTAGGCGGCCCTACAATTCCTGTTACCCTCAGCATGGGTAAGAAAAGCGGTAACCATATGAACTACACCAATCTCTTTAGCGGCAATGCGGTTGTAGCGGGTAACTTGTATACCGAAAATAGTGATAACAACGGTGATACCTATTCGTTTAAAGCCTCGGGTAAATACAAACAGGGCAATAAAACCCTGTTTAGCGCAGCCTACGATAACTCGCAGGATAGCAGCCAGGTGTTAACATTAGTGAACGGTGACTCCGTACCCAGTACCGCAGCCTTTAACAGCCAAATCCGTCAGTTTTTGGCTCCTTATGTGGTGAACGGAAAAATTACACTAGATGCCAACCAGGTCATCCTGCTGTACGAAATTGGCAACAACGCAACCCGTTATCCTAATGATCCGGCCACCGACTTCCAGGACCTGGTGCTGCTGGTACAGTCTAAAGACTTAACCGATGTCAATGCCCCCGCTGGTCAGGGATCAAATTACGGCAATAACCAAATCAGTATCAAGAAGAAGTAATCTGTTGCCCGACTTTAAAAAAAATGATAAATTTCAACAACCTAAATCGGCTCTCACGAGCCGGTTTGGGTTTGTTTGAAGAAGCCTATCGTCTATCTGCCATTTTTTAAGCTTCTTTAAGGGGGTTTTGTGTACCAGAGCTTTTTCGGTCTTGTGGAAAGACCTTTTAATTTAACACCCGATACCCATTTTATTTATCCCTCTCCGCAACATGAAGGGATTTTAAAAACATTGGAGTATGGGATTAATGAACGTAAGGGGTTTTTATTGCTTACTGGAGAAGTAGGCACTGGTAAAACAACCCTCTTGCGCGCGCTTTTAAACCGCCTCCCCATCAACGTTTCCACAAGTCTCATTTTAAATCCCTTACTCTCCACCGAAGAACTCTTAAAAAGCATCTTAAAAGATTTTGGCTGCAAAACCCAAGCTCAAACCACGCACGACATGCTGGATGCCTTAAATCATTTTGTTTTGGAAAAAAACAGGGCCGGCGAAAATGCCGTAGTGTTTATTGATGAGGCGCAAAATTTATCCTTTGAATCGCTAGAAATGACCCGTCTTTTATCTAATTTAGAAACCGAACGTGAAAAATTGTTGCAGATTGTTTTAGTGGGTCAACCCGAACTGGAAGAAAAACTGGCCGAACCCAGGCTGCGCCAGTTAGCCCAACGCATTCAAATTTTTTGCAAATTGCAGCCACTCGACCGTACCAATTTAGAACGTTACGTGCATTATCGATTGGAACGTGCCGGGCACAGGCCCATGGTAGAATTTGAAAAATCGGCCTTTAAAGAATTGTATAGGGCCAGTGGTGGCGTACCCCGTGTGGTAAACAGCATTTGTGAAAACGCGCTCTTGGCCGCTTACTCTTTAGACACACGGGTTATCAGCGGAAATTTGGTTAAAAAAGCGGCACAGGAGGTGCCTTATCATGTCCATCATTCTTGATGCCTTAAAAAAAGCCGAAAAAGAACGCCAAGACCAAACCTCACCCGAACAGCCAGCACAAGCACCAACACCAGGCCCCAAAAAAACATCGTCTGTGCTCATGGGTATTGTGGTGATGATGGGACTTTTTGGTGCGGGCTTTTTAATTTATAACCACTTTTTAAAAGATCGTTTTTTTACGCAGCAGGTAGCCACTCCCGTTTTGCAGCCTAAAACCATTGCCGCCCCCTCACCCGACGAAGAAGCTGCAAAATTAAAAGATGAAGCGCTCACTCTTTTTTACAGCGAAGATTACAAAAAAAGCGAACGTAAATGGCAGCAAGTGGTAGAAACTACCCCCAACGACGCCGATGCCTACAACAGTTTGGGATTAACACAAAAAAAGATGGGTGATGCCAACAGCGCTTACCACTCCTACGAAAAAGCACTGGAGTTAAAACCCGATTTCCCCGAAGCCTTAAACAACATGGCCGCCCTGTATTTGGAACGCAACCAAACCGATAAAGCCAAAGACCTGCTGGATCGCGCCATTGGCCTAAAAAATGATTATGCCGAGGCTTATTTTCACCGTGCCGTAGCAAGCGAACGTTTGGGCGAACTAGCTAAAGCAACCACCGATTATAAAAAGTTTTTGGATTTAACTCCCAATATTGAACCGGGACTGGAAGGCCAAATAAAAATGCGTTTGGCTCTTATGGAAGCACAAAAAGAAAAGAAATAAATATTCATGGATCTTAAAACCAACCTCACGCTCGACATGTTTAAGCCGCGTCTTCCCTCGCGTAAAACCAATACGCTGGGTGTAGATATTGGCACACAATCGGTTAAAGTGGTGCGTTTATCGGTAAAAGAAAGTCAAAAACCAAAATTTGAGTTTGCAGGCATTCTTGAATCTAGTCCGTCAGACCCACAGTTTGCCAATAAATTTAAAGATTTTATTTCCAAAAATAAACTCTCTGACCTTAATGCCGCCGTATCTATTGAAGACAAAAGTTTAAAAATTCGCAAACTGGAATTGCCCAAAATGCCCGATGCCGATTTAAAAGAAGCCGTTAAATGGAAAATGCGCGATGTAGTAGAAGGCAATATTGAAGATTTTGTGGTGCGCTCATCTATTGTGAGCGGTAACGAACCCGACTCTAAAAAACTAACTTTAGTAGGATACGCCATTAAAAAAGCCTCCGTTACGCATGCCATGAAGCATTTATCGGATGCGGGGCTGCGTCCGGTTTTTGTAGAGCCTTCGGCCGTAAGCTTGGCTTCCAGCATCGATAATTTTTACCCGTCGGATGACATGTGGCTGGCAGGGCTAGATTTGGGATATTCCAAATCCACCATGATTATTATTGGGCGCGGTAAATATTATTTTTCACGTCCACTTCCGGGCATTAGCATTCAAAATAGTGAGCAAGATGCCGAAAATTTTAACCCCAAACTTGCTGCCGAAATTCAAAACACGCTGGATACCTTTGCCGTAACCTTTCAGGTGGAACAAATTAACCAAATGTTTTTATCGGGCGGCGGATCTAATCGCGACGGGTTATTGGATTACCTCACAAAAAATTTAGGTCTTAAATCCACACTGCTTGATCCTTTTTCATTTGTGGATATTAGCCCAGATAAATACGAAAAAATTGAAGGCCGGCATTTGTATGCCCCGGCCGTGGCATTAGCGATGATTACGCAATATGATTGAACGTATAAATTTTATAGAAAAGAAGCCGTTTGACTTTACCTACCAAAAAATTTTGGCGATTGTAGGGGTGTTTATGGCCGTAGCGGCTCTTTTATTTGGCTATCAAACCGTGCGTTTTAAAATACACGAAAAAAAGATGGCCTCGCTCAATGAATCCATTCAGCAATTGCAGCACGAACGCGACCGCTTGCTAAAAGCCGCCCCGCCCAAAATAGGCGGCGGGCGTCATGCCGATTTAACCAATATTTTTAACACCACGCCCATATGGAATGAACTGGTGGATGATATTACCGGACGCCTTCCCAGCACGGTATGGCTTACCGAATTTACCGGATCGGTGCGTACCAATACGCCGGCCCCTTCCAAAAAAGATAAAAAAGAATCAAAGCCCGAAAACCCCATGGAAGAAACAGCGGCTCCCAGTGTAACCCGCTCGCTGGAGCTAAAAGGGAATGCCAAAGAATTTGACAATATCGCACTTTTTTTAAGCCAGCTGAGTGCCTCGCCCTTTATAAAAGGGGCTACCCTCACCGATTCTAAAAAAACACAGGATATTTATACTTTTTCTATTGAATGCGATTTGGCAACAGGAAGCTTGTAATATGGACAGCACACTTAAAAAATCGGCAACCCCGCGTGAACTGGTGATGATTATTGTGGCCACCATCGCCCTTTTTATGATTTTTATCCGCATGGTTTATAAACCCAACGCGCAAAAAATGGCCGATTTAAGTACGCAAATGGAAAGTGTATTGGCCGAACAAAAATCGCTGTCTCAACAGGTAGAATTGTTAACGCAGCAAAAACAAAAAAAGCAGGAAAGCGAACCTCCGGTAGTGGGTAACTCCAAAATACAAATTTTAAATGGCGCCTTAAAACCCGATATTTCGGAAACGCCCGAACTTATCAAAACTCTTTCCGACCCTGCTTTTGTAAACGGGCTAGTTATTGATTCCATTTCTTACAAACCCGAAAAGCCATCAGGAGCCCACAAAGAAATACCTATTACCATACGAGCTCATGGTACCTTCAACAAGCTCAATGGTTTTTTAAAAAACCTGGATGAATTAAACGTGCTTTTTTCGGTTGATTCTGTCACCATTACTACCGACTCCATAGTACAAGGCGAGATGTCGGTGGATATGAGTGCCACCTTTTATTTAATTGAGGGGATTCATGCTGAACAACATTCGTAATCTACTTTTTACCGTTATCTTAGGCTTGTCGTGCGCCGCCCATGCAGCGGACGAGGCCAAAAAAACAGAACCCTTGTCGGATTTGTCGCTCAATGCTTTTGAAAGCAAAAAAATGACCGACGGCCCGCGTGATCCGTTTTCGCCGGGGGCTAAAGAAGGAACTGTTGATCCCTCTACCTTAAGTTTGGAAGGCATTATTTCCAGCACCAACCTGCATTTGGCTTTAGTATCGGGAAAAATTGTGCGCGAAGGCGATTCTGTTGGTTCGTTTTTGGTTAAAGAAATTGATACGGGCAGCATCACGGTACAATCTGTAGCAGGACTGCATAAACTTGAAACCAGCGCCTTTTTAGGTAATCGCTCTTCGGGCGGCCAGTACGATATTGTATTTCAAAATGCCGAATTAAAAGACGCCGTTAATATGATTGGCGCCGCCGGTAAGTTTAATATTATTGCGCCTCAAGATTTGGCCGGAAAAGTATCGGTTATTTTTGAGCAAACCACTTTAAAAGATGCTTTGGCTTCCATTTTACGCGTGAACAAACTGGAATTTGCTGAAGAAAATAATATTTTGCGTGTAGGTGCTGGTGATTCTTTTCCAGAAGGCACCAATCTTGAAACTCAAACTTTTAATTTACGCTATGCTGCTGCCAAAGATTTGGTGGAAACCATCAAAGAGCATGTATCCGATAAAGGC
The window above is part of the bacterium genome. Proteins encoded here:
- the pilM gene encoding pilus assembly protein PilM, with the protein product MDLKTNLTLDMFKPRLPSRKTNTLGVDIGTQSVKVVRLSVKESQKPKFEFAGILESSPSDPQFANKFKDFISKNKLSDLNAAVSIEDKSLKIRKLELPKMPDADLKEAVKWKMRDVVEGNIEDFVVRSSIVSGNEPDSKKLTLVGYAIKKASVTHAMKHLSDAGLRPVFVEPSAVSLASSIDNFYPSDDMWLAGLDLGYSKSTMIIIGRGKYYFSRPLPGISIQNSEQDAENFNPKLAAEIQNTLDTFAVTFQVEQINQMFLSGGGSNRDGLLDYLTKNLGLKSTLLDPFSFVDISPDKYEKIEGRHLYAPAVALAMITQYD
- a CDS encoding type 4a pilus biogenesis protein PilO, yielding MDSTLKKSATPRELVMIIVATIALFMIFIRMVYKPNAQKMADLSTQMESVLAEQKSLSQQVELLTQQKQKKQESEPPVVGNSKIQILNGALKPDISETPELIKTLSDPAFVNGLVIDSISYKPEKPSGAHKEIPITIRAHGTFNKLNGFLKNLDELNVLFSVDSVTITTDSIVQGEMSVDMSATFYLIEGIHAEQHS
- a CDS encoding AAA family ATPase; amino-acid sequence: MYQSFFGLVERPFNLTPDTHFIYPSPQHEGILKTLEYGINERKGFLLLTGEVGTGKTTLLRALLNRLPINVSTSLILNPLLSTEELLKSILKDFGCKTQAQTTHDMLDALNHFVLEKNRAGENAVVFIDEAQNLSFESLEMTRLLSNLETEREKLLQIVLVGQPELEEKLAEPRLRQLAQRIQIFCKLQPLDRTNLERYVHYRLERAGHRPMVEFEKSAFKELYRASGGVPRVVNSICENALLAAYSLDTRVISGNLVKKAAQEVPYHVHHS
- a CDS encoding tetratricopeptide repeat protein, translating into MSIILDALKKAEKERQDQTSPEQPAQAPTPGPKKTSSVLMGIVVMMGLFGAGFLIYNHFLKDRFFTQQVATPVLQPKTIAAPSPDEEAAKLKDEALTLFYSEDYKKSERKWQQVVETTPNDADAYNSLGLTQKKMGDANSAYHSYEKALELKPDFPEALNNMAALYLERNQTDKAKDLLDRAIGLKNDYAEAYFHRAVASERLGELAKATTDYKKFLDLTPNIEPGLEGQIKMRLALMEAQKEKK
- a CDS encoding PilN domain-containing protein, with the protein product MIERINFIEKKPFDFTYQKILAIVGVFMAVAALLFGYQTVRFKIHEKKMASLNESIQQLQHERDRLLKAAPPKIGGGRHADLTNIFNTTPIWNELVDDITGRLPSTVWLTEFTGSVRTNTPAPSKKDKKESKPENPMEETAAPSVTRSLELKGNAKEFDNIALFLSQLSASPFIKGATLTDSKKTQDIYTFSIECDLATGSL